Below is a window of Ktedonobacteraceae bacterium DNA.
CAGTTGCCTATGCTGGGGTAGTGCGTGCGGCACATGGTGATCCGCTGTCACGGTACTATGACACCCAGGGGATCTTCTCTCCTCCGCCTGTGCGGCACCAGGGAAGAGAGCATCCGGCATACCTGATTACCGCCAATGCGCTCGTATGGCGGCAGGCCCTTGCTCGGGTGGGCGGCTTCGACGAGCGGTTTCCTAACGCCGGAGGAGAGGACGTTGATCTCGGTCTGCGCCTGTGGCGTATCGGGCCGCTAGCCTATGCGCCACAGGCGCAGGTGCTCCATGCTACCGAGCCTCGTCTGGGTGCCTTTATACGCCGGTTCGTCCGCTATGGACGCGCGAATCGCTTGCTCAGCGTCCGCTATCAAGTCGATCTAACGCCGCAGCGGTTTGTCCCGCAGCGGGATACCGCGCTGAATCATGTGCTGGCTGACCTGCAGTTCGCCGCGCTGTGGTGGGGATACGTAACGACAAGACCTGGGAGATCCTGGTCAGTCCCTTCACTGGAAATCCCATGGCGCCTTGACCTTGAATAAGAGGCTGACATTAGAACGGTTCTGCGCCGACCAGCCTCACTTCACACGTCTTTTGATCCAGCGACCAATTGCGGGGAACATCGAATCGGCGTGGAAACAGAGCGAAAGGAAAGACACGCTCAGCCCAGCTATCCACACTGTGCTCATCGATGAGACCAAGGACAGTTTCAAGTGCGACGGTCAGCATTTCGCCTGTTTCACGCAGCAAGAGCCGTTCTTGTTGCGGTGAAAGGCGCCTCTGGAGAAGAGGATGCGGAGCGTATGCCCCTGCGTGGAGATTTTCAACGCTTGAGCCGTTCCGCCAGCACATGTTGATGATTCCATTGGCAAGGACGCGGGTCGGATAGGCGAGAACAGTGCTGCGTATCTGTTCCACCCATTCTGCTTCTCCTCTGGACGCCACAAGCTGCTCCCGTTCTTGTGGAGGAGCGAGTGAGCGTATACATTCGGCGAAAAAAGCCCATTCGAGGAGACGCTCCCTCTTACGAGGAGGAACGCTGATACGCTTGAGGGGTAGTGGAAGCTGTTTGGCCGCCTGCACCAGGGCAAAATAGCGCTCCCTATCAGAGCGGACCATTTCAAGCCATTGCTCGAGCGCTGCCGACGTTTCGATATTGATCCGAGCCATTTCTGCATCTTCAATAAGACTGATGCTTTGCTGGTTTGTCATTGGCCACAGCGGTTTTGATTCGTCTGCCAGGACAGCAAAATAGGACCCCCAACGAAGGCAGACGGACAGCATGGCTCTGACTTGTTCGCTGAGGGTACTCCGTGTGAGCGAGGGTTTGGGCAACTGAGCGGCAATCGTCTCCAAATAGAGCAGGACTTGTTCAAACAGCGTTTGCTCTGGGGGAGAGACCATCCGATAGCGTGTTCCATCAGCTTCCGTCAACTCTTCCCACCGTCCGGCGTGGAGAGCCAGGTGATTGTTTGCATAGATGACTAATTCGTGCTTGCGCTTTTCCATCTCATACGCTCCATGATGGTAAGAGAAGTATGAGTTTGACCTTGAAAAGAATGGACAGGCTCACCATTCTGTTGCTCCAGCCCCTGCTCATGAGGAATAATCCCCGACCAGCATTTTCAGATCAGCGAGTTGGCACTGAGGGTTGAGCGCAATCAGTTCAGCAAGCACCTCTTGCTTCTGTTCAGGCGGTGTCCACTGGATATTCGCCCGCCGGCAAACAATCCGCACGAGATCGTTGTCCTGTGGCTGCTCTCCCAAAAATGCTCGTAACTGTTGGCGAGTTGCTGGCAGACCTCGTTTCTGCAATTCAGAGAGCGTCACCTCGACGAGGATCTCATTCTGGTTCTCCCCGTATGGCCGCGAGGTCATACTGTACCCTTTGCCAACGTCCCAGCGCCAGACGGCATCACTGTGAAGGAGAGCGACTAACAGAGCCGTTTGCAGGTCTGTCAGATCTTGTCTCCTCCAGGTTTTGGTGGGGCTGCTCTCCTTCGCATCAAACGCAAGAGTAATCAGGAGGTCTGCCAGTTCTCCAGCAATCATACCATTGAGCTTGAACTCTCCGCGCTCCTCCCGTTGATCCAGAGACGAGAGTACCTGGATCAACCTGGGGATTAGATGAGAGGCAAAGGAAGAGGAAGGCGCGTACAAAGAGCGGATGACATCAAAGACCAGACGACTCTCGGCCCAGGGAAGCTCGGTGTAGAGATCGTCGAGCGGGTCAGGATACTGGATTCGTTCGAGCAGGAAATCATATGCCCTTGCAGGGACCTCTGGCTTGCGCGTCCACACCAGCGCCATCGCGGCGGCCAGGCGCACCAGGTCTGTCTGGCCATCGTCTAGCCCCTTTGCTAACAGATGCCAGCCAGCGGGGGACGCTTCCTCCTGCCTGGCAAGAAGCGTTCCCAGCGTGAAGAGCAAGCAAGCCTGCACGCGCTGATCGCGCTCAGTGGAAAACCGCTCGGCGAGTAGAGAGACGATCTGAGCAGCCTAGCGGGATAACGATCCCAGCAAACGGAGCGCAGCCATACGGAGCTTCGGGGACGGGTCATCAAGCAAGGAGCAATACAGTGGCAGGCCCGCAGACACCGCCTCATAGGTTTGCTCGACCCAGAAGACCCCTTCCTCTAATTCTGCAAGAAGAGCCGGGTCTTGTTTGCGCTCTTCGCTGTAAAAATGCCAGTGCTGGCGATGATACGTATTCCCCCGAGCCAGATGGGCTAACAAGACTAGAATCTCCTCTCGCTCGGGCATCGTTTCTCCTCGCAGCAGTTCTAACAGGAACGGAACGGCGTAAGCAGACGCCTGATACACGGTTCCCTGGTGATAAATATTGGTGTACAGCGTTCCCAGCGCTCTGCTCCGAAGCTGCTCATCGGTCGAAGCCAGATCGCGAAGCAGTTGGGGGACATCCGCTGCTGAACCATATGCATGAGAAAGGTCACTCCAGGTGATGGATGAAAGCTGTTCCAGCATCGTTTTTCCTCCACAGACATAGGGCAAAAAAAGGATCCAAACAGAGAAAACGACATTTACCACCGTTGGAGATGTATTGTGATCGTATGTGAGCTTGCTGTGTATAGTTATCCTGTGCCGAATATACATACACAAACGATCCAGGAGGGAGGCTACGTCCATCAGGCCACGATATCCTAATAATCAAGGTAGGATTTCTTTTCGGCGAGACAAACTGATCAAGTAGCTTGTCATCGTCAGTACCGATTCTTCCATACCCGACTGCCCCGATCACAGCTCTAGACTCATGTAGAGAAGGAAAGGCATCCGTTTTCAAATATCCCTCTAACAGGTCTAGTGTTTCATTGGGAAGACACACATGCCATTGAAAATCCTGGAGATCATGTCTTTGAGCATCTTTGTAGCTATAGAGCAGGAGCGATAAGTAGCTCATCCTCTCCGGTAAGAGCTTCATCTGCCTTTTCGTAAAGCTCCCCCATGCACCCGTTTCCCCTTTCAGCTTGGCCTGGCAAAGAATTCCTCGTCGGTAGTCCCCAATCTTGAGTAAATTATCGATACGTGTGACCTGGGGGCGGATAATCATCAAGCCGAAGTCCCCTCCAGTAATTTTTTCTGTTGCTCGCTTATGCAAGGTAATATCAGCCACTAATCCCTCGGCAATTTTCCACAACTCCGGCGAATCTTTCAAATCTGGGAAATTCTTTCCCAAATCGCCGAGAAAAGCTTGCGCAAAGAGCCCAGCATGACTGCGTTGACGCAATTGCTCAGCAAATTGAAGATAGAACAAAAGCGTGATCGTTTCTTCATCTGCCCCTGGAAGGTCGCAGCGAATGGTCTTCTGCAGTGCCTTCTCAGCAAGCTTCCAGCAGAGCGAAAGGTTCTCAAGTGTTGCCGGTATTTGCATAATCGTGCGGGGAAGAGCGTAGTTCATGTCACATTTCTCGTTCTATAGCCAAAACACAAGAGGCCAATCCTCAAGTGCGTCTTAGATATGCCGTAGATTGATTCTCCTTTGCTACCAAGGAGCAATGCAGTCCATACCTCTCTCCTGCCATTCTTTTTCACCATCGAAAAATGGAATTATGCTTCATGATCATTGCATTGAACGTAGTAGGAATTCTGAGACGGAAGTTGATTTTGCTTCGGCACAAAAGGTGAGAATACTTTCTGCAAGAGCTTCACTTGAGTGTCTCCCAGTCGGAAGAGTGCTCTCAGCGATTCTGGCCCGGAGCTTCTCAGGCCGCCAACTTATTCCTAGTTGCTTGAGTCACTATCGCGCCCCTCGTACTGGTGGCTCCAGTGACTGGAAACCCGTTGGATCACCCGCTCATGAACCAAACGTCGGGCGATCTGCTGCTGTTCTTCTGTCCACTCGCCAACATAGCGCAGCACACTGGTTCGCGGCCCAGCAGGTGGATCAAAAAACGGAAACGGCGCGACCTGAAAGGGCAGTGGCAAGACGCGCGTGACTTCTGCTATGCGCTCGGTCTCGACGTAGATGGCTACCTCTTTGACAGTCTTGTCCATCATATCTCTTCCTCTTCTTTACCTGCACCAGGATCAGTTTCTATAAGGTGTTTCCTGCCATCCCTACGGTAGCACTACCTGCCACGTCGGTTGCCGGCCTGGGTGCCGTGTGAGAGTTAGTAGCCGCGAAGCAGCACTGGGCTGTCAGGGGGCAGGTGAAGTCAGCGCTCCAGCATGTCCTGCAAGGAAGTGGCCTGCAACGAGATCAAGTGAGCTTCCTCTTGGGTGACTCCTACCTAGTAGACCCCACCTCTTCTGCAATCCAGGCCGAAGCCGCCATTGGCCACCTCGGCGTAGTGGGCACGCAGCAGAGGCGGCAGCAGGAACCCAAGGGCCGTTTCCGTAGCGCATAATTGCTCCTCGCTAGCCGGAGGGTAAGCAAAACCGTGGTGCTGGGGATGATCGGGCCCGGCATGGCGCAGGTCC
It encodes the following:
- a CDS encoding glycosyltransferase, which codes for MRGFDEASKLWWEWAWCSTRKRSKHIGRNGMTFVSSYTIRPVQVGSGQAPCRLDLSDLSLVVPVYNNRHGVQRLLVACLDMFSPGRCPREIIIVDNLSTPPLTVPRFASWGLPLQVLSCRRPGTAAARNLGARTATGEWVLFLDSDCLPTPNLIEGYQRAINGAVAYAGVVRAAHGDPLSRYYDTQGIFSPPPVRHQGREHPAYLITANALVWRQALARVGGFDERFPNAGGEDVDLGLRLWRIGPLAYAPQAQVLHATEPRLGAFIRRFVRYGRANRLLSVRYQVDLTPQRFVPQRDTALNHVLADLQFAALWWGYVTTRPGRSWSVPSLEIPWRLDLE
- a CDS encoding HEAT repeat domain-containing protein — translated: MLEQLSSITWSDLSHAYGSAADVPQLLRDLASTDEQLRSRALGTLYTNIYHQGTVYQASAYAVPFLLELLRGETMPEREEILVLLAHLARGNTYHRQHWHFYSEERKQDPALLAELEEGVFWVEQTYEAVSAGLPLYCSLLDDPSPKLRMAALRLLGSLSR